The following are encoded together in the Lathyrus oleraceus cultivar Zhongwan6 chromosome 3, CAAS_Psat_ZW6_1.0, whole genome shotgun sequence genome:
- the LOC127128839 gene encoding uncharacterized protein LOC127128839 has product MATLKSIHVSSTTNQIQVPTNYFSMQTLDSSIQSLIRSWKRRQRWLFLVTTSTQQEYLFNRASWRTQLINFLESTIIRVISISLLVTDLIITILELSSSLISCKQRVNIVEKLCFHWIGIGILSIISMKIIGLLVGLGFSFFKHPGYVVDGVVAIGALIMEGFMERRGGGLLVVVSLWRVIRVVESVFELSDEAIEAQIEGIVCQFEVLRNENVRLLDIIHEKDEIIEKLKEELDKYVVDKERF; this is encoded by the coding sequence ATGGCAACCTTAAAATCCATTCATGTATCCTCAACAACCAATCAAATACAAGTCCCAACAAATTATTTTTCCATGCAAACATTAGATTCATCAATTCAAAGTCTAATAAGATCATGGAAAAGAAGACAAAGATGGTTGTTTCTTGTTACAACCTCAACCCAACAAGAATATTTGTTCAATAGAGCGTCATGGCGAACACAGTTGATAAATTTTTTAGAATCAACAATAATTCGCGTGATTTCAATATCTTTACTCGTTACAGATCTCATAATCACAATTCTCGAGCTATCTTCTTCTCTAATTTCATGTAAGCAAAGAGTGAACATAGTAGAGAAACTATGTTTCCATTGGATTGGAATTGGTATTTTGAGTATTATTTCAATGAAGATAATTGGTTTGTTGGTAGGGTTAGgtttttcatttttcaagcaTCCAGGATATGTTGTGGATGGTGTTGTGGCAATTGGTGCATTGATTATGGAAGGTTTTATGGAGAGGAGAGGTGGTGGTTTATTGGTTGTGGTTAGTTTATGGCGTGTGATTAGAGTTGTGGAGAGTGTGTTTGAGTTAAGTGATGAAGCTATTGAAGCTCAAATTGAAGGGATAGTTTGTCAATTTGAGGTACTTAGAAATGAGAATGTTAGGCTCTTGGATATTATTCATGAAAAGGATGAGATAATTGAAAAGCTTAAGGAAGAATTAGATAAATATGTGGTTGATAAAGAGAGGTTTTAA